From a region of the Macrobrachium nipponense isolate FS-2020 chromosome 20, ASM1510439v2, whole genome shotgun sequence genome:
- the LOC135225707 gene encoding 3-oxo-5-alpha-steroid 4-dehydrogenase 1-like: MTFSPDVLVRRYVYPVFFAKDLDELIPRMYWGTVIYAFLALFVRKAPYGRYSDKKYGFGVPGRLAWAVQESPSFFVPMAFVLYGTKDTYRSLANQLCLGMFVIHYFQRSFIFPFLMKSSKPTPFLPFFFAFLTTLYNGVLHGQYFTNYYQYSDRTWLKLPNFWIGFAVFLFGMKINIGADAALRKLRPYGETGYKIPTGGWFDKITCPNYFGEIVEMWGYAFASLAPPAIAHALFTTVFLSRRALDHHEWYLTKFEDYPKNRKAVFPYLL, translated from the exons ATGACCTTCAGTCCCGACGTCCTCGTCAGAAGATATGTCTACCCGGTGTTCTTTGCGAAGGACCTGGATGAGCTGATACCTCGCATGTATTGGGGGACAGTGATATACGCCTTTCTAGCTCTGTTCGTTAGGAAGGCGCCCTACGGAAGGTACAGCGACAAGAAGTACGGCTTCGGTGTGCCGGGAAGGCTGGCTTGGGCAGTGCAGGAGTCCCCTTCCTTCTTCGTCCCCATGGCTTTCGTACTCTACGGCACCAAGGACACCTACAGGAGTCTTGCGAATCAGCTGTGCCTCGGGATGTTTgtcattcattattttcaaag ATCATTCATCTTCCCATTTCTCATGAAGAGCAGTAAACCGACCCCTTTCTTGCCATTCTTCTTTGCATTTTTAACAACTTTGTACAATGGAGTTCTTCATGGTCAGTACTTCACAAACTATTACCAGTACAGTGATAGGACTTGGCTAAAGTTACCAAATTTTTGGATAG gTTTTGCAGTGTTCTTGTTTGGCATGAAAATTAACATTGGAGCTGATGCAGCTTTAAGAAAGTTACGACCATACGGAGAAACAGGCTATAAAATTCCAACAG GAGGTTGGTTCGACAAGATTACATGTCCTAATTATTTTGGTGAGATTGTTGAAATGTGGGGATATGCTTTTGCTAGTTTAGCTCCACCTGCTATTGCCCATGCCTTGTTTACAACAGTATTTTTGTCCAGAAGAGCTTTGGATCATCATGA